In one Amyelois transitella isolate CPQ chromosome 22, ilAmyTran1.1, whole genome shotgun sequence genomic region, the following are encoded:
- the LOC132903164 gene encoding glucose dehydrogenase [FAD, quinone]-like, with amino-acid sequence MKLNFLILSLIFGVKCSNDDNTVDDDVWSSTGTKKGKLFWPYHESVIDAIYNTAKHGPKKNIGNYFDFLRDPYGLPPGLSSPLPEYDFIIVGAGSAGSVLASRLSEDRNTTVLLLEAGKPEMLLTDIPAMAPYFQATDYTWQYYMEPQPGVCLGMENQRCFWPRGKAVGGTSVINYMIYTRGRPQEWDRIAADGNYGWSYNDVLEYYKKSEKAKLDGYENSPTRNKDGKMPVEFVQRRTKLIKAFLEAGKLLGHPTIDYNSPDELGFGHVQVTIENGHRQSAAKVFLHKHKNRRNLHILPESTVARVLIDAQTKTATGVEFIRKGKTHVIKARKEVIVSSGPIASPQLLMLSGIGPKDHLISKGIHVIQDLPVGQTLYDHICFPGAIFELNTTGVTLSENRALDLSSIFSWLRDGDSDLASPGAVEGIGYIKTPVSSDPEPIPDIELISIGGSILADGGPGGSKAVRKGMRIREEVFNEAFGPIDNKDAWSAFPMLLHPKSVGRLELKDRNPFSHPRMYGNYLSDPSDVATFVAAIRHIQALVATEPFQKFGARVYPANYPACRSTVFDSDEYWECAIRTLTATLHHQIATCRMGPVGDPLAVVDPELRVHGISSLRVVDSSVIPRTISAHTNAPAIMIGEKAADMIKDSWSANKKVYRYNNK; translated from the exons ATGaaacttaactttttaatactCTCATTAATATTCGGAGTAAAATGTTCAAATGACGATAATACCGTAGATGACGACGTCTGGTCAAGTACGGGTACAAAGAAAGGGAAGTTATTTTGGCCTTACCACGAATCTGTTATAGATGCTATTTACAATACTGCCAAACATGGACCGAAAAAAAACATTGgcaattattttgatttcctACGAGATCCCTACGGACTACCCCCTG GACTTTCATCCCCACTCCCCGAATACGACTTCATCATAGTAGGTGCTGGATCAGCCGGCAGTGTGCTAGCATCTCGGCTATCGGAAGACAGGAACACTACTGTTCTACTGCTGGAAGCTGGCAAGCCAGAGATGCTGCTTACAGATATACCAGCAATGGCTCCCTACTTCCAGGCTACTGACTACACCTGGCAATACTACATGGAGCCCCAGCCTGGAGTTTGTTTGG GTATGGAAAACCAGCGATGCTTTTGGCCACGGGGTAAGGCAGTGGGAGGGACCAGTGTCATCAATTACATGATCTACACGAGAGGAAGGCCGCAAGAATGGGACAGAATAGCGGCAGATGGCAATTATGGATG GTCCTACAATGATGTCcttgaatattataaaaaatctgaaaagGCCAAGcttgatggatatgaaaataGTCCAACTCGGAACAAAGATGGTAAAATGCCAGTGGAGTTTGTGCAAAGAAG AACCAAATTAATAAAGGCGTTTTTAGAAGCTGGAAAACTACTTGGACATCCAACAATAGACTACAATTCTCCGGATGAACTTGGTTTTGGGCACGTCCAAGTAACAATTGAAAATGGCCACAGACAAAGTGCGGCAAAAGTATTTCtacacaaacataaaaaccGACGAAATCTCCACATCCTCCCAGAAAGCACTGTTGCAAGAGTACTAATTGATGCACAGACCAAAACAGCAACTGGAGTTGAATTTATAAGAAAAGGAAAAACACATGTCATCAAGGCTAGGAAAGAAGTAATTGTGTCCTCTGGGCCCATAGCCTCACCTCAGCTTCTGATGCTGTCTGGTATAGGTCCCAAAGACCACCTCATATCAAAGGGTATACATGTTATACAAGACCTTCCTGTCGGTCAAACTTTATATGATCATATATGCTTCCCGGGCGCAATATTCGAGCTTAACACAACAGGAGTTACGCTAAGCGAGAACAGAGCCTTAGATCTATCCTCTATTTTCTCTTGGCTTAGAGATGGTGATAGTGACTTGGCAAGTCCTGGTGCAGTAGAAGGAATAGGGTATATAAAAACTCCTGTCTCCAGCGATCCTGAACCGATTCCCGACATAGAACTAATCAGTATTGGAGGATCAATATTAGCAGATGGAGGACCTGGTGGAAGCAAGGCTGTTCGAAAAGGAATGAGAATAAGAGAAGAAGTTTTTAATGAAGCATTCGGACCAATAGATAACAAAGACGCGTGGAGTGCATTTCCCATGCTGCTACACCCGAAATCTGTGGGTCGTTTGGAGTTAAAAGATCGAAATCCATTCAGTCATCCCAGAATGTATGGAAATTATTTGAGTGATCCAAGTGATGTAGCAACATTTGTGGCAGCCATACGCCACATTCAGGCATTGGTTGCTACGGAGCCATTTCAAAAGTTCGGGGCACGAGTTTACCCAGCAAACTATCCAGCTTGTCGTTCTACTGTGTTTGACTCGGATGAATACTGGGAATGCGCTATTCGGACACTGACTGCGACTCTTCATCACCAGATTGCAACTTGCCGTATGGGACCCGTTGGCGATCCATTAGCTGTAGTAGATCCGGAACTACGTGTACACGGTATTTCAAGTTTACGTGTAGTGGATTCAAGTGTGATACCACGCACAATTTCAGCACATACTAATGCACCGGCGATAATGATCGGAGAAAAAGCTGCGGACATGATAAAAGACAGTTGGAGTGCTAACAAGAAAGTGtatcgatataataataagtaa
- the LOC132903193 gene encoding glucose dehydrogenase [FAD, quinone]-like yields the protein MLSVARFCSILLLTQIIVCGQNVRSKNKNGKLTRPNTSFPQTPMMELLAQTIAPNIAQQNPGDLFDILRDKYPLPNGLKSPFSEYDYVIVGAGSAGCVLAARLTENPDITVLVLEVGKPENLLTDVPSIAPYFQRTEYSWPYFMEPQPGVCLGMENNRCFWPRGRAVGGTSVINYMIYTRGRPQEWDRIAADGNYGWSYKEVLHYYMKSERASLEGFEDSPYHGNSGELNVEFVPERTPLIDAFLEAGRELGHPTVDYNAPERLGFGYLQGTVHGGKRVSAAKAFLHRNKRRPNLHILPMSTVTKVLIDPKTRTAYGVQYARNRLRYEVRARREVILSAGPIASPQLLMLSGVGPKDHLSRLGIPVIQDLPVGHTLYDHITFPGLVFTLNVSNLSFVESRETRLDSIIQWIQYGDTAVSTTGAAEGIGYIKTPVSDDPDDVPDMELISIGGSIVSDGGPTGSKAVRRGMMIRDDVFDGAYGSIDNTDTWTAFPMLLHPKSVGYLELKNNNPFSHPRMYGNYLTDPRDVATFVASIRHIQALAATQPFQRLGAKIHRAQYPACRNLTFDTDEYWECAVRTLTATLHHQIATCRMGPDTDPLAIVDPELRVYGVAGLRVVDSSIIPRTVSVHTNAPAIMIGEKAADMIKATWR from the exons atgttaagtgttGCCAGATTTTGctcaattttgttattaacacAAATAATTGTTTGTGGTCAAAATGTGCGTTCGAAGAATAAGAATGGGAAACTGACGAGACCGAACACATCATTCCCGCAAACACCTATGATGGAGCTATTAGCGCAGACAATAGCGCCAAATATTGCTCAGCAAAACCCTGGAGACTTATTCGATATTCTGCGGGATAAATATCCTTTGCCTAATG GCCTCAAGTCACCTTTCTCAGAATACGACTACGTGATAGTCGGCGCCGGTTCAGCTGGCTGCGTGTTGGCCGCTCGGTTAACTGAAAACCCCGACATCACAGTATTGGTCCTGGAAGTGGGGAAACCGGAGAACCTCCTCACTGATGTACCCAGCATAGCCCCGTACTTCCAGAGGACGGAGTACTCCTGGCCGTATTTCATGGAGCCCCAGCCTGGCGTATGTTTAG GTATGGAAAACAACCGATGCTTCTGGCCACGAGGACGGGCAGTCGGTGGCACGAGCGTCATAAACTACATGATCTACACGAGGGGGCGGCCGCAGGAGTGGGACAGGATCGCCGCAGACGGGAACTATGGATG GTCGTACAAAGAAGTGCTCCATTACTACATGAAGTCAGAAAGGGCCAGCCTTGAAGGTTTTGAAGATTCGCCTTACCATGGCAACTCTGGCGAGCTGAATGTGGAGTTCGTGCCGgaaag GACTCCTCTCATCGATGCCTTTTTAGAAGCAGGAAGAGAGTTAGGGCATCCAACTGTCGATTATAACGCTCCGGAACGTCTAGGATTTGGATATTTACAGGGAACCGTCCATGGCGGAAAACGTGTCAGCGCTGCAAAAGCGTTCTTACATCGGAACAAAAGAAGACCTAATCTCCATATTTTACCAATGAGCACAGTAACAAAAGTCCTCATCGACCCCAAAACAAGAACTGCTTACGGAGTCCAGTATGCTAGGAATCGTTTACGTTACGAAGTACGAGCGCGAAGGGAAGTTATACTTTCAGCAGGACCAATAGCATCACCTCAATTACTAATGCTCTCTGGCGTTGGCCCAAAAGACCACCTTAGCCGTCTTGGTATTCCCGTCATTCAAGATTTACCAGTCGGACACACGCTTTACGACCACATTACATTTCCTGGATTAGTTTTTACACTAAACGTATCAAATTTGAGTTTCGTAGAAAGTAGAGAAACAAGATTAGACTCCATAATTCAATGGATTCAGTATGGAGATACTGCTGTGTCGACAACTGGCGCCGCAGAAGGTATAGGATACATCAAAACTCCAGTATCTGATGATCCCGATGACGTGCCTGATATGGAATTAATAAGCATCGGAGGATCTATAGTATCCGACGGTGGTCCTACAGGCAGTAAAGCGGTAAGAAGAGGAATGATGATTAGAGATGACGTTTTCGATGGAGCTTACGGTTCAATCGACAATACAGACACATGGACTGCTTTTCCAATGTTGTTACATCCAAAATCTGTAGGATActtagaattgaaaaataataatccatTTAGCCATCCGAGGATGTACGGCAATTATTTAACTGATCCTAGAGATGTGGCTACATTTGTCGCATCTATTCGCCATATCCAAGCGTTGGCAGCTACACAACCTTTCCAAAGGCTGGGAGCTAAGATCCACAGAGCACAATATCCCGCGTGTAGGAACCTCACGTTTGACACAGATGAATATTGGGAATGTGCAGTGAGAACTCTGACTGCGACACTTCATCATCAAATAGCTACATGTCGAATGGGCCCTGACACAGATCCACTTGCTATAGTAGATCCTGAACTGAGAGTGTATGGCGTAGCAGGGCTTAGGGTGGTAGATTCTAGTATTATACCACGTACGGTTTCCGTGCACACTAATGCACCAGCCATCATGATCGGAGAAAAAGCAGCCGATATGATAAAAGCGACTTGGAGATAA